The nucleotide window ATAATTCAACACATGTTATGCAGGAGGAGGATTGCCTGTTCTGAATGAGGAAGGAGATTTCGTCACAGCAGACTCTCAGAAAATTGGTTCTGTAATGGAGTCTACTTCATCAGAGGTGCacttttgattttaattgattaaattagcagcatattattgtgatgacaATTTGCAAAATGCAGATAGTGcttgaatttaatttgatttttgttcgCTATGGTGCATTTGTTGGAGAATGACAAATGCCCATTGTCTTGGCATGAATTTGAAGTTTTGAACCAAGGATTAATTGAGGTTGTTTGACTTAAGTTCTTTTACAAAATCTTCCTGTGTGCATAGCGTACTCTTATCATAAATAATCTTCTGCTGGATGCTTGCAGTGGGTATTCATAGTCAAACTTCCTTTTAGGTTTTGTAcgacaacattccattaccccaacgCTAGAGTGTCTCCCACTTAAGCTACGTTTGGGAGTTggaatgtacgcaaccttacccttgttagtgttATCAAAAAGTTTGTTTTCTATTGATTATTGGTAGCAAGCATCTTCGGTaaattcacataaataaaaagtgcacatGATCAATGCGTCATTttaatatagtccattataatatGGAAccaaaaacctaaaaatattTTCCCTATTGAAAGAAGGAACATCTTTTAGGTTGTGTAAACAATTGTTAAACAGCGGAGATGCAATTATGATTCAATGATCGATGTTAATAGCATTTTGGAATTacgtttacttatttttttcctCGCTTATTGCAAAGGTTACTAGTTTTATTCTCTTAAGATATCCTCGGGATTACTGTATACTTAAAACTAATTTCTATCTTCTCAGTCTAAAGGCACAAGTAAATGCACTCTTTGCCTTGGTGATCGAGAGAATCCCACCGCAACACCATGTGGTCATGTATTTTGTTGGTAATGACTTTAATCTTGAAGAACTGCTTAAACTAGACTTATTCTCTCATCTTTCCGTTGAAGTTGGTTTTGCGTGCTTGCTATGTAGGAACTGTATCATGGAATGGTGCAATGAAAAACCTGAATGCCCCCTTTGTCGGACTCCATTGACGCATTCAAGTTTGGTTTGTTTATATCACTCTGATTTCTGAAGTGCCATTGTAATGCCACAACGTTTCTGTATATTTTGGAACAAGAAAGAGGGTGAAAAAACCAGGTCGGCGGCATTTTTCCTATAGGATGATATAGGAACGGAAAAACGGGCAGTGATTAGCAGTGTTCACAATTTGTtgtagtttattttgttaattctgATCTATGATCCTGATATATGGATTAGTTTCTGTATgtgtaattaattaacaaaacgaACATTTTAAGCTAAAATCTCATCTTGTGAGACTTCATATTCTGTATTGGTTAGAGCAGCACTTTCCGGCAGATAGTCGGATTCTTTTGGAACATGATGTTTAATGGATACTCCAGACGGTAGACTCGACAGACGACAGTAGGCTCAACAGTAAACACGGTGGATGGACAGAGGGTGATGCCAGAAGGAAGGGGAAAAGGTTGGGGTGTGGGGATGGTAGAGAAGGGGAATGATTTTAGGTTTTAGAGGTTTTAAATAAAAGTTCATTATATTTCCGTTTTTAATGTTCTTGAGATTATAAATATTCaactttaaagaaaaatataactaaggtttttataatataaaattagatttgtcttaatgtagatttataattataaaattttatgatGTTTTAGAAGTATTGATActctaaaattaatttgaaaattataaaaaggtaAACAGGAACTTGGGTGAGAGAATGTGTATATTCTAAAAATGAAGATGTGGATTAAAGGTTAATTTTGAAGATCTAAAATATGGATGTCTTTTGTAAATTATTGAAGCATGAGAGAAAGTGGGGAAGTATATATTGTCATGgtaataaaattgtaattataaaattttttttttcacaatttttcattatcaatCACAATAGTAATATtgtgaacaaaataaaattgttgaatGAGAACAGGCTCAATTATTAAACTTATCAATATTCCTACtaaatttacaataatttttcattaatatttcCAATAACTCGCTAGTTTGCTAATCCGAAATTGTGGGAAAataatttgtagtgtaaatttttatatgtattATATCATTCACAtggtttatgaaaatttaatCATAGAAAAAgtcttcacaattttccattactaTTTAATACCATAAGTTTAAATGGTAATGTATTAGAATAAACTTTGAAAAAAATGTGTAGTTGTTAGAGCATAATCATGACCATTAACTTGTGAAGAGTATTACCAAACGAGCCGTATagtaataaacaaataatacattaaagCAAGGATAAATAAACCGGCTAAAACAGAATCCCGGGTAAAATGAAGTCCCAATTTATATCTGATACTGCAGGTAcaaacactaaaataaattcatcccatgcaaaaaatacttaaaccACATTACTTGAATGACTACAACTAAATTATAGATGTACCGAAGAAGTATGTAGCTTTAAAAATAAGAGTAAAATTGAGGGATCAAAATTGTGTTGTGAACTTGCTCATTGCCATCCAGAGGCAGGTGGAGCAGCAACCTCTTCCCAACCATCAGAGATTGAAACTGGTGCACCTGCATTCACCAATACcagaattatatttattttacttattttgtacTCTTGCATTCAAAAACAAACTCATCTATGCACATCAAACTCGTATCGCAAATAAATCGTAAATACATTTTAAggatgtttggtaaatggtgGTTGTTTGTTGCCTTCTTTAGTTGTGGCTTTATTGAACTGAAAGTGTTGCCTTATATTGGCTTTTAAACTGGCTGGATAAGTTTAACTGTTCAGGGAGAAGTTTGGTAAGATTAGATATTGCCTAAATGCCAGATTTTCAGGTGGCTGAAAAGGCAACAGACACATTCACGAAACGAACAAACACTTTGCCGAAGTCAACCAAAAAGCTAACTgaaaagccatttaccaaacaaaTCCATGTCCAGAGTCTAAATTTTTTAAGTTCCCTCCAGATATTTTGAAATTTAGGATGAATTTATATACATGCTGTCAATCATCAATATCTAAATTACATTTGTTATTAAAATAAGCGACCAAAACTAACTTCACAACTGTTGCAGTTGGAACTGCATGGTTATGGCTTATGAGCAAACTTGCTTCCCTCAACTTGTAACAAATGCAGATGTTATAGGGGTCGTGAACACgtgagagagaaaaaaaaataagcacCATGAAATGGATTAGATATCAAAGCcaacagtttttttttaatgttcagGTAGACTAAAAAGCTTCAGCACATCTAGCATCTAAGAGCCTTAAGAAATATAATTACCTGGAGCAGAAATAACCTCGCCAGCAACTGGAAGAATTGGCTCAGGCGCAGCAATCCCCTCTGGAAGAGGGGCATCACCCCAATCAGCAGCAAAAGGGGCAGCAGCATTATAGTCCACATAGTCAGCAACAGCTACAGCATCTTCCTCCTCGGCAGTCTTTGGTGCTTCGGGCTCCCTGTAGAAGAACAAGTCCACCTACACAAAGTAGACCTATCATGTCACCTAAATTGTTGATCTTTTAAATGCTTAAACATTGTCAACTGCCTTTTCATGCGTTTGCAAATTGAAAAGGTTGTCGCAAAAACTCTAGGTATGCATTGAACTTAACTCAATAGACCCTAGGTTCTCACTCTAGAACATTAATCTAGTGACACTGTTTCTGTCATTTAAATACACACCAACAAACTTCTTGGTAAAGGGGCTTCTGAAATGACTTGCTTTATATTAACAAGACAGAAGGGAATTTATGGAGACTCGGCAAATTCAGAAAACGTCTTCTACTAAGAAATTTTGCTACTTCAGCTAGTACAAGCATATGTCTAAGTGTCTAGGTTAAAAGAAGGGGTGTGCATTTTAGTACAACTGAAAAAGACATTGCAGGGTTAATTGGAATTAAGGTGGAAAAAATAACCCAATAAAACAGAGAACACACCATCACATCCCACTTCTGTCCAATCCGAATGGTACCACGCATTTGAAGAACCATTCTAGCCAGCAACCAGAACAAACACCCAATGCTGTTCTTTCCTTTGTTATTAGCAGGGATAGCAATGTCAACATAACGCATTGGGGAATCAGTATCACAGAAAGCAATGGTGGGGATATTCCCAAGTGAACCTTCTTTGATGGGCTGCAGACATTTTAATACCACAAAATATACATCAGAAGAGTAAACAAGACAACAATTTCCAACTGATGGATGGAAGAAAAAGGCTAAAGATTAGCACAAGCAAAGAAGCAATAACCTGATGGTCAGTACGTGGATCAGTCAAAATGAGCAGGCGAGGCTCACAGAAACTAGTTTGAAGTTGATTGGTGAAGGTTCCAGGAGTATGCCTTCCAGCAATAGCCTGGGCTCCAGTGTATTGAGCAAACTTAAGTACAGCTCTCTGACCATATGGTCTGGCTGACTGAACGATGATGTCCTGAGGGTTCTCAATAGCAACAATAACTCTAGCAGCTATATGAAGTTTCTCCCATGTCTTTCCCACATTAATAATGTGAATACCTGGAAGTAAATATGGTCAGATTCTAGCTTTCTAACCACTCAGAAACAAAATATACAAAACATAGAATCCTACACAAAAGAACGCAAACAAGTTTTGTGCTTTGCAGAACAATCAGCGACATCAATCAAGTTTCATGTCATACAACACATAGAACAAAAAAGTCGACCACAACAATACACTGTAAGGTATACATCACATTTTGTGGTTGTATACCCATAAACAGTCCACAAATAACATGCAGTCAAACAAAGGATAATTCAAAATGAAGGACTTCAGCTCTACTGAATATatcttgaagaaaaaaaaatagcaggCTATATACATTGGTGTCGTGACTAGTCGGCATTGTTTTCAGCGCATAGTCATAATAAATACcacacacaaaaacaaaacgGACACTAAAATCCCATTAAAActaaggggtgtttggcaaatgggAATGGAAACTTGAATACTTATAATTGAAACATGAGATGAGACTTTTAAGACTAAAAAAGTCTCATCCCTTGTTTTGTTATGTTATAGACTTTTTGTAAAGTCTCAACCTAAAAATAGCTACATCTTGACTCCCTAAAGACTTTTTTCTAAGAGACTTTGATCAAATTTAAGTCCCTTTCCTATACCCCTTTCTTGTAAAGTGTACACAAACAAGGACTTGAAAATTTGCATTATAAATTCTCATTCCCTTCCCCTAAATCCCTCTAAACAAACAACCCTCTAAAGACATAACCTATAAATCAAGAGTCAACCAATTTATTTCCAAACCCACACGTTACAACAATTGAAACAATTACAGCTACTTAAGTAGGATTTAGCGCATAACAAAATCGTCTAAACCCTAAACAAACTCCAATCAGATACTTTATACTTAGAATTAGAGCTAATTAGCATGTTCAGCCAACATGATCTACAATTAAAACACAAATGAGGACACCAATTAAATCTACAAACAAAAATTCTCATATTAACAATACAAAATATTCAATCAACACATAAGATTCAAATAGAAGAAATAAGATCATATAAACACATCCAAATTCCAGTACGCTCGTATAGCATTGATTCCATTGCATTGAATTTCCCAATAAATCCACAAAAAACACCACAAAATCTTCAACTATCAAATGTAAATTTATGCAAATGTAAAGAAACACATACTAtaacaaacaaatcaaattcagaacaaattaaaatgcaaatttATGCAAATGTAAAGAAAGTTTGAAAGGcttgattaaaaaataagaatatgagAGAGAGACCATCAGAGCGGCGTTTGTGGGTGTAGCGTTCCATTTGAAAGTCACAATTTTTGGTACCTAAATGAACATCGGCGGCAAGCATCATTTGGATGTCTTGCTCCTTCTGGGATAATCCTCTTGCTGCGTCTGCCTCCATTTTTTCTCTCTTCAATGGAGATTGAAGGCTGGAGTTAGAAGAGAATAGAGGGGAGAAACAAAGTACTGGAGCCTAAAGGGAACTGATATAATGAGAAGAACTGCATAAATAGCGAGGTACGTCACTTGCAATTTGTAAACCCTACTTCgggcttttttttttactattttgtcCTCTGAGTTTAATGTTTCTATTTTAAGTAACTAATTTGTTTGTGTTAAGAATTAGGCAGAATAAAAGTAGAAAAGTAGTAAGAGCGAATTTAAACTATTTTGTTTATACTCTTGAATACATTGATGAGAAAGTTAAAATTACATGGCAAAGTTAATGTGTATTTATAGAGCAACAATCATCACCATACATTCACTATTTAAGTGCTATTCAAGCACTATTTATGAGATAATTTTTCGTTCACCGTAGTTACCGACAAAAAAGCATTCACCTATATATATTCCTAacatttttcatatattttctctcttttttaattattagctATTTATGAAACAATGTATATTTGAGAGATGCTCTCATAAGCCCATTTTCAAAACGATTAAAAACATTaactatttaaaacaaaaaagacGCATAAAATTCAAAATGTCTTTGATTCTTTCTTTTCATTGGAGctcaacaaaacaaaaactcTTCTTAATGGAATTCGCCGGaaattatgcacgaaagtctAGGGTTTAACGTTAGTGACAAACTTGTAATattgaagagaaaaagaattgtTTTTTTTCCCGATGACGAGGAAAGGAAAGTGGAGATTGCCATTCAATGACAACTTGAAGGGTTTCTCTTTTTGACATATATGGACGAATAAATGATTTTGATGATGCTGATAAACATGGTTgcaggatgaagaagaagaagaaaattaaCCAAAAAAGTTTGACTTTTGTTAAAAGatactctctccgttctttttttatctttcattttgggtttttcacacatattaaagaagatagaatctttgggttgcagtgggtattattttaattaaatagtagtgtgaagtaatgattgtattggaagtatgaggttgtagtgggtattattttaattaaatagtattgtgaagtaatgattgtattggaagtatgagagagaaaataattataaataaaagaaaaggggtacattaaaagaaaaggggtgttttaaggggtaaaagtgggattaaaactttctaaaaatagaaagtattctaaagtgaaagaacttttgaaactacccgttataataatgtggaagtaaaaaaaaacggagggagtattgatTTGTTATAATACATGCTTtggttttttaaaattcttgTGATCTTAAAAATCTATCATTCACGTCTTGCATGAATATAACGTTTAAATTTTACATCACATATTGATTTGTTAAACACCTactttaattcttaaaataCGTAATTTGGATAGTTAAAACACCTACTTTTGTTCGTAAGAGTTTCTTTCATTCGCTTTTTACATGAATGACTATAACGCCTACTTTTGCTCTTaagaatatttgatttatttttcacATAAATGATCATAATAtctttaaatgattaaaatactTACTTTTGCCCTTACGAGTCTCTCATTCATTTTTTGCATGAATGGTTACATAAAAACATGTACTTGTGCTTTTAAAAACTCATTCATTTGCTATTTGTACGAAAACATAGTGTAAATTAaccattatattttatttgttaaatgcctacttagttcttaaaatatcaactttggatgcttaaaataattactctTACTCTTCAAAGTCTTTCACTTACTTTTTGCAGGAGTGGTTATAATACTTTAGTACTAACAATACCTACTTTAAATTATTAAACACCTACTTATGCTCTAAAGAATCTGACTTTTGTTAAAATACTCACGTTCGCTTTCActgttaaaatatttacttgAGATGATTGTCATACATTATCATCAAACATCTAATTTTTGACGTTGAAACTTAGAAACCTTACTCTCAAATTGTTTACCAGCGTGCCCAAATGATGGATCAGATCGTCATGAGCTACGAAAGAACCATGAAAACCGAAATTGACAATTCGGGTGAGTCATACTGTCTAAGTACATCAACACGTTTCAAAAGCCAATATTTGGCCATGACTGtcaaaaattatacaaattcCTCAATCAGggcgcaaaaaaaaaaaaaaaaaaaaaaaaaacaaaacgtAACTCTTAGTATCTAATATTCTTGGCAACTTCAAAGAAATGAGCGACATTCTCTTCGGGTGTACCTACAACAATCCCATGACCGAGATTTAAAATGTGTTTCCCTCTACCGGCTTTTTTCACTGTATCCATTATCCGACTTGTTATGAATTCTTTCGACCCAAAAAGCACACCAGGGTCCACATTACCTTGCACCGCAACGTCAGATCCTAACCGTTTCCTACCTTCCGCCATGTCGACTGTCCAATCCAAGCTCACTACATCGACACCAGTTAAAGGCAGCCGTTCTAGCAATCCACCAGACCCACTAGCGTAGAGTATGATTGGAAGATTCGGATGAGTAGATTTAACAGAATCAACTATCTGTTTCAAGTACGGTAAGCTGAACTCTTCAAAGTCTACCGGACTGAGCTCAGTTGCCCATGAGTCGAAGATTTGAACAGCTTGTGCACCGTGATCTGCTTGGTACTTGACATAATTTGCCATAGATGTCGCAAATTTCTGAAGAAGAGCATGTAAAACCTATAGGCGAAGCACATTTGTGTCAGGCAAAactttattttaagaataatttgcgaattacagttttaaagtttgggacttttgcgaattacagccaccaaagtAACAACGTCTACAACACCAAATCACAAAATTCCGACCACTTGAACGTTATAGACTTTAATACTTTGCTggctataattaacaaaaaataaatattgaggttgtaattcgcaaaagtgccaaactaCAAGgctataatttgcaaattattcttattttaaatttgaatccTCTAGATTTAGTTGATTTTCAAGCATACTAAGACTACCTTCGGATCAGAGAAAGCCAATCGTTTAATTTTGCTGAAGTGCTTTGATGAGCCACCTTCAACTACATATGATGCAAGGGTAAAAGGAGCCCCAACAAAACCGAGAACTGCAGCTTTATTGTCGACCTGCAGATAAATATTCCGAAGAGAGCTCACGGATGAATATGTTGAAAGGTATTGATATCGGTTCATGGCgcataattaaaatacaaacttCTATCACATTGCTTATAATTATtggaaaaataacccacatgtaTCTCATATCGAATAATTAAAGggaggttgactaacatatatacttgacTGGCTACTCCTAATACCAGCTGGTTTTAAGATGGAACCTCATCAGGTTTATGTGCAGCCAACTCTTCTCTTATGCGGGTCTGGTTGTGTACAAGCCCGTTAACATAATTTATCAATAATGGGCTACAAGCCTCAATGCTAATGAAAAGTAGAAAAATACATAAACAGAACAAGATGAAGCGATCAAGCGAGAAAACGTTATACCTCTTTCCTCAAAATTGTCAAGGCGTTCCCAACGTATGGAACGGACTCCTCCGGAACAAACTCTCTAACCCGATCAACGTCTTCCTGCGTACGTAGAGGATCAAATATGACCGGACCCTTTCCTTTCACAATGTCAAAAGGTATATTCATTCCCGAGAGTGGGGTCAAAATGTCCGAAAATAGAATAACCTGTCCATAAAGCAAATAGTAATAAGGACATAAGCAAAAGTGCTTCCGGAGATTGAATAGGCAGTAACTTTAGAAAGTAATAAGATATTATTAGGCGGGAAAATGTGAAGCCGATATTGGCAGGAACTTACTCCATCGGGCTTGAAGACTTCCCATGGTTGCAAAGATATTTCGACAACAAGATCAACATTTTCCGATCTTTCACGAAATGAAGGATACTTCTCACAGATAGCTTGGTAACTCTGGAAAGACGAATATCAGAACAAAACCTAGTTAGTCATTCAGCAATAGGTATACACCTGAGCATTCAGAAAGAAAGGAAACAACACATACCACCAAGATCTCGAGACAACAAAGAACGAATAATTCAAACCAAGTTGATAGATTTTCCTACTGATGTCATTTCATAGTTCTTCATGAGCTTCGATACATCTAAGGCAAAATCATAGTCTAAAAATTACTCCTTCTGTCCCATTATCTTTGACACCTTAACTGAAAAACACTCCGGCACAACAAAACATCGTGGGACAAACCAGTgccacatgattcgctaatcgccTTGCGAACAAATTATGGGcagttttaggctatttttgaaccattttgagtgAATTGTGAATCTAAAAAGCGAACTAACTAGCAAATTATGTTTCACTTGGACAAACTCATGGGGAAGTACATTTTAGCAATTGTGGATCTAAAAGGTACGGGTATTAAGACACATGTAAAACTTACCCTTGTGTGCACAGTGGTACCACTATGCATTGACTTCAAAACTAGTAATATTTTCTACTTTTAAACTTACTAAAGaggttttaaaactcaaataatAAGGTGCGTTAGTGAATGACCATTATGTTGCTATAAAAACATGTACTCCTCGTGTAGTGTTGTACTTCTGTTGTGTGAAAGAATGTCAAATATCAAATTCTCTAAGCCTATGGTACCATATGTTCCAAAACAAAATACGACCCTTTTAGTTTTTTGTATGGTTTAGCTCTAATTTTCGCCTTAAGCATTTGTCTAATGTTTAGATAAGTGGAAAAAAGGTACTACCCAACTTTGTATTAGAATTTCCCTTGGCCATCAACGAGGATGCATTCGAAGATGAGCTCACTCATATCATCACAATGATGCACAACACGAGTTGATATTTTCATCATGATTCCCTTGATGCATCCGTACTTTCTGATATAATGTCATAATAGCGCTATATGGTAGAGTACATTTGACCCTCCAAAACCCCACCCTACGTAGAGCGCCACAGTTAAAATAGCATCAAAATCCACATTGATAGCTCCACAGCCTAAACTAGCATATTTCACAGCTGAAGATTCACCTTAGTATGTAATCGGAATATGCAATATTGCAAGACACTAAGCTCCAATGCAGTTACAAGAATTTGGCAATTTTCTACTTATTTTAAGTTTAGTCTAGTTAGTTTCGGTCAAGTTTCCCATGGCTTTTGCTCACATATCACTGCTTAATTGAAGTACATTTAGAAAAATCTCGATGCTAATAAGCTGAAGATGACAAGCCCCAAGAGTTATGTAGTCcaaatcagcatttctaaatCCAAATGATTGAACACAAATAAGGATATCCAAGATAATAGTAATAGTATAGTGTGGATTGAGCACTAATCTCTAAATGTAAACCAAACCAACTCAagcttccattttttttatgtaatatgttatacaattcaatattaatagagTTTTGAATCAAATATCCCGGGCTAGAGGTGTTTGAAAACATACCCAATGACCCAATTTTAAACCAATCCAGACTCGAAatacccgatgacccgaatgaacaccttgGGCCATGACCTAGGCACATACATGCCGAAATTCTCCCCGGCATTATCGAAAAAATTTACAACCCAGATTCAGTCAAACAAATAATACaaaaacatcacataaaaggATTAGAAATGGTGATAAACCTGCCTTCATGTATCTCCCAGCTTGCCTCATCAACCAAACTGGTGGTCTTTCAACATCCAATCCTTTCACAGCATTTAGCAACAAGGGTTCAGATGTAGTTGCTCCCTTTGAGTCTGCTACTACACCTTAAAAAATGATCAACCAAATTAATGCCAATATTCATTCAAAATTGGAACCAAAACCTAATTAATGtttaaactagttcaaaatTCCACAATTTCAAAAGAACCCAGAAGAAAAATGATAATTTcaataattaacccaaataaaaaaaacatattcccTATAATTTTAGCTGCCGATTTCACAATTTAAAAGCACCCATATCTAATTGATGCTTGAAATtgaataatacaaaaaataattaaattgagaaGAAAGATTGAGAAAAAGTACCTCCAGCAGTGCATTGAATTGAAGAAGATTTAGAATTTTGTGATGATGAAAGTCTTGGATTGGAAAAAGAATAAGCCGAGAAGGAAGATACAAAGCAATTACTTCCATAGATGCAAGACATTTTTGAGACAATATATTATCTGAAATTTTTATGGGTTTGAAAAGGAAGAAGGTTTAGTTCATCTCACAAAGAATTCAGATTTGGGTTATGTTGAGGAAAGTCGTTGTTTTGGGTAAGTAGCAACGAACAGGTAACAACTAACAAGGGGAGAATCTGGAGGGATAAGGTAAATGGATTAGCTGGACTATTATTGAATCCATAGGAAAGTCTTGGTATGGAATATGGATCCATTAATCAATAAATGGATAACTCGTTAAAGATGATACAAATGTACAATGCATA belongs to Amaranthus tricolor cultivar Red isolate AtriRed21 chromosome 17, ASM2621246v1, whole genome shotgun sequence and includes:
- the LOC130804027 gene encoding 40S ribosomal protein SA-like codes for the protein MEADAARGLSQKEQDIQMMLAADVHLGTKNCDFQMERYTHKRRSDGIHIINVGKTWEKLHIAARVIVAIENPQDIIVQSARPYGQRAVLKFAQYTGAQAIAGRHTPGTFTNQLQTSFCEPRLLILTDPRTDHQPIKEGSLGNIPTIAFCDTDSPMRYVDIAIPANNKGKNSIGCLFWLLARMVLQMRGTIRIGQKWDVMVDLFFYREPEAPKTAEEEDAVAVADYVDYNAAAPFAADWGDAPLPEGIAAPEPILPVAGEVISAPGAPVSISDGWEEVAAPPASGWQ
- the LOC130804276 gene encoding uroporphyrinogen decarboxylase, producing MSCIYGSNCFVSSFSAYSFSNPRLSSSQNSKSSSIQCTAGGVVADSKGATTSEPLLLNAVKGLDVERPPVWLMRQAGRYMKSYQAICEKYPSFRERSENVDLVVEISLQPWEVFKPDGVILFSDILTPLSGMNIPFDIVKGKGPVIFDPLRTQEDVDRVREFVPEESVPYVGNALTILRKEVDNKAAVLGFVGAPFTLASYVVEGGSSKHFSKIKRLAFSDPKVLHALLQKFATSMANYVKYQADHGAQAVQIFDSWATELSPVDFEEFSLPYLKQIVDSVKSTHPNLPIILYASGSGGLLERLPLTGVDVVSLDWTVDMAEGRKRLGSDVAVQGNVDPGVLFGSKEFITSRIMDTVKKAGRGKHILNLGHGIVVGTPEENVAHFFEVAKNIRY